From Bacteroidota bacterium:
TTGTATATAGAAGTTTTTTCGCCTGAATAAACAATGTCAAACACATCGCTTTTTGCAATAGGATCGCTGAACGCTTTTTTGAATTTGTCAATTTTTTCTTTGTAGTCAGCTTGTTTTCCTCCTGTAGATTTTTTAAAACCTTCTTCTACCGCTTCAATCATCTTATCGCTGGTGATGAGTCCGGATACAATGCACATGCGTATCGCCATGGAAGAGTTCGCTGAGATGATGCTGTTCGCATCTTTATTTTTTTCTGTGAGATACAATCCTGCCACATACATATCCATCCAGTATTTTTCGCGCGTGCCTCCACCGTTCAGCACTAATTTGTCTTTGCCGGCAGTGTAGCTATCGGAAAAAGTGATTCCGTTTATTTTGGTTTGCGCCTGTGAAAAAAAACAGGAAAGTGTGATTAGAATCAAAAAGATTATTTTTTTCATGGTGTTGTGTATTATGTGTGTGTATTGGCAAAAGTATTAAAACAAGGTGATAACAGTCATTGATTTTTTCAATCTTGTTGAAAAAAAAATATCACCTTTATACTATGAAAAAAATTGCCGTATTCACATCAGGGGGCGATGCACCGGGAATGAACGCCTGCATTCGCGCAGTGGTGCGCACTGCCGTATTTCACAAACTTGAAATCACTGGCATCAAGCACGGCTATGACGGAATGATTAATGAAGAATTCATTTCCATGAACGCGAAATCTGTTTCAGGAATTATTCAGCGCGGAGGAACGATTTTGAAAACAGCAAGAAGCGCAGAGTTCATGACGAAGCAAGGAATGAAGAAAGCGATGCAGAATCTTGAAAAAAATAATATTGATGGCGTTGTGGCGATTGGGGGTGATGGAACATTTCGCGGAGCGCTGGAGTTCAGCAGAATTTGTTCAATTCCATTTGTTGGTTGCCCAGGAACAATTGATAATGATTTAATCGGAACGGATTTTACGATTGGATATGACACTGCGATAAACACAGTGGTGGAAGCCGTTGACAAAATCCGCGACACAGCAGAAAGCCACGATAGATTATTTTTTGTGGAAGTGATGGGAAGAGATGCAGGGCTCATCGCGTTGAGAAGCGGCATTGGTTCAGGAGCTGAAGCGATATTAATTTCAGAAGCGAAAACTGCTTTTGAAAAACTCATTCAGCATCTGAAAGAGGGAAGAAAAGACAAAGCGTCAAAGATTGTCATCGTATCCGAACAAAAAGGTACAGGAAGCGTTTTGAAGATTGCAGAAAGAGTAAAAAAAGAAATTCCTTTCTATGACATCCGCGTTTCCGTGCTCGGGCACATTCAGCGCGGAGGAAATCCTACCTGCATGGACCGAGTGAATTCATCGCGCATGGGGTTTTCTGCTGTGGAAGCATTGCTGGGTGGCAAAAAAGGAATGATGATTGGAATCATCAATAACAAAATTGTTTACACGCCTTTTGAAAACGCGGTGAAGCACATCAATGAAGTTCATCCTGATTTGCAAAGGATGATGAGGATTCTGGCGCTGTAATTAAAGTAGGAAGCGAAGGTACAAAGTAACTTCGCCACCTCTCACACCACTGTACATGCTTAGACGCATACAGCGGTTTCATAAAGTTTTAATCGTTTGTAGTTTGCCGATAAACTGTAGTAACCTTCTTTTGCAAA
This genomic window contains:
- the pfkA gene encoding 6-phosphofructokinase, producing MKKIAVFTSGGDAPGMNACIRAVVRTAVFHKLEITGIKHGYDGMINEEFISMNAKSVSGIIQRGGTILKTARSAEFMTKQGMKKAMQNLEKNNIDGVVAIGGDGTFRGALEFSRICSIPFVGCPGTIDNDLIGTDFTIGYDTAINTVVEAVDKIRDTAESHDRLFFVEVMGRDAGLIALRSGIGSGAEAILISEAKTAFEKLIQHLKEGRKDKASKIVIVSEQKGTGSVLKIAERVKKEIPFYDIRVSVLGHIQRGGNPTCMDRVNSSRMGFSAVEALLGGKKGMMIGIINNKIVYTPFENAVKHINEVHPDLQRMMRILAL
- a CDS encoding chalcone isomerase family protein, which produces MKKIIFLILITLSCFFSQAQTKINGITFSDSYTAGKDKLVLNGGGTREKYWMDMYVAGLYLTEKNKDANSIISANSSMAIRMCIVSGLITSDKMIEAVEEGFKKSTGGKQADYKEKIDKFKKAFSDPIAKSDVFDIVYSGEKTSIYKAGKLKAEIEGLDFKKAVFGIWLGKEPADSDLKEGMLGETD